A region of the Gigantopelta aegis isolate Gae_Host chromosome 11, Gae_host_genome, whole genome shotgun sequence genome:
GCgaaacaaaattacttttttttcagaTGCCATCTCCAACAAAATATCTACTTCTTACAGCACCAGTGACCAGACTCCAGTGCCAAGCACAGCTCGAAATACAGAGAACTATTCGAAATCTTTATCAGACACACAGACTCAGCCTGGTAAGCTTTTTATCTCGATGTACGCGACAGTTCACGACACAGACTCAACCTGATAAGCGTTTACATCAATGTACATCACAGTTCACGACACAGACTCAACCTGATAAGCGTTTACATCAATGTACGTCACAGTTCACGAGATAGACTCAACCTGGTAAGCGTTTACATCAATGAACGTCACAGTTCACGAGATAGACTCAACCTGGTAAGCGTTTACATCAATGTACGCCACAGTTCACGACACAGACTCAACCTGATAAGCGTTTACATCAATGTACGTCACAGTTCACAACATAGACTCAACCTGGTAAGCGTTTACATCAATGAACGTCCCAGTTCACGACACAGACTCAACCTGGTAAGTTCGataaataggaaggaaggaaatgttttatttaacgacgcactcaacacattttatttacggttagatgacgtcagacatatggttaagaaccacacatatatatatagagagaggaaacccgctgtcaccacttcatgggctactcttttcgattagcagcaagggatcttttatatgcaccagttacaccagttgcggagcactggctggaacgagaaatagcccaatgggtccaccgacgcgggtcgatcctaaaccgaccgcgcatcaaactaGCGTTTTGAGAATACCACattagtggccgttagatacagttttatcttacaacaaCTTCATTCAAAATGTATTCAACGAGTTTCTGTTTTAAACTGTAGACGTTTTGGAAGTTTGCTGTTAACTGCTACGTCACAGAACAATCAGTTTCAGATTAACTTACTCGTGTCAGGTCAGTCACTTTTGGTCGTGCTTATTCCATTAGATGGATGTCTTTAAATcgatgtttaaaatgtttaaaatgtttgtatcatCTAAGAATAAGTCCTTAAATTAATTACAAGCAAAAAAGGAGACGCAACTCTAAACATGCtttgataatttgtaataatttttcttacacacccgttggtgagagcaccatacattatttttgataacacatagttgtttatacacgtacgtgtgttaacaatttcaagacatacgactggctgctcctaggtgataaccaggtcaccaatgttattcgtccaataaaaaaaaaacagcatggtgcaatcgattacactgtgacgtatagttaacctggcaaccatgtgtctgtgacgcgtaagtcagctaacagtacaaagggttgtaaatatattttagacgataagatgttaaaatttgcttaaaacctgtttgggGGTTgttggttgtgtttttttgaggatatgtaagaaatagaataatacatttttgtccgtcagataccatttatctcacaactcgctgtttaaaaacgtatcaagtCCGCTTTCGCTCGTTACATACATTTGagaacaactcgtgagatagatggtatttaacggccactcatgtattattatctatgttatattttaaaaactaaaatacatatttaatttaaactgTGCATTTTAATcattcaacattaaaaacaccaatttatgtttatattgtaaCCAACGTATAATCAATGTATAGTGGTTAGATACTTTATATGTAAtaaaggttcaagtacgctgcccTGAACACATATCTAAGGTAGTTTAATTGTTGGTGGTTAATGAGTGAAGTACATGCAGTGGCCTAACACCTCTCcactagtgttgggaatcggttggaattccatcatcgatcatcggttataatcggtttgtACCAACCTATCAAcgttcgattacacaatcgatttgaattatatgaacataataaACACCTATTGTCGTGTTCAGTGGTTTAGACAATATACAgtgctaattttacctttaataactatgtAATATAATTCTTCTTTATATACTCGTGAAcacaaaccccaaccccaacacaTGTACCCTAATTCCGTCCTCTAACCTAGGAGAACAGTGATAGTTATATTTTCCCATACAATCGACTGTGGGCTTTTGTAATCGATCATCAGATCCACAGAGCCAAGCCGATCAATcgtcgattataatcgatcattagGACATCGCTACTCTCCACTGAATTGTTAAATTGTTTGGGGCCGGAAGTCATTGCAAGGCTTAAACACCACACCACTGAGGTCGCTGACCTATTTACGTTACTATTTCTCGCTATATTCCCGAGATGTATTAAATACGGGTACACATTAACACACCAAAATGGCCCAGTCTAGTATGAAATCATACTAAACAGGATTTGTCTGTTTTCAGATGGAACCGTCATTGGCGGAAgtcaccaatgtataatcaatGTATAGTGATTAGATACCTTATAtgtaattaaggttcaagcacgccgccCTGGACTCATTAACACTCCAAAATGCCTCAGTCTAGTATGAAATCATCCTAAATAGGATTTGTCTGTTTTCAGATGGAGCCGTCATTGGCGGAAGTGGCGCTGCCGCAGTTGTCGTGATCTTGGTGTTGGTTCTGTTGGCCATGATTTGGATGAAAAGGTTTGGATGGATAATATTAGTAGACCTACATGCAAATAGGTCGAGTCTCAAGTGCCTTATGATCTCTATTCAGAAATACGAACTCGGCACCTATTGCAAGCTTTAAACAGGAGTGTttgctatctatctatctatctatctatctatatatatgcatacatacatacagacagacatacatacagacacacatcctatgtatctatctatatatcgcGAGTACTAGGTCCACAGGTGTTGAATGCCTTGTTgcctacaatatatatatataacaactaAACACAGTAGTTCAGTTTACATGCATTTCTATTTGTTACATTGCAGGAGAAAACGTGTTTGCTTTAAAGACAAATCACCTGACCCTGATACCCGTCATGTGACTTCAAATCAGAATGTCTATGAACTGTCTGACGACCACAATGTCGATTCTGATTACTGCGATATCAACGACCGCCCTGATGAGGCAGATGCCGACTCTCTGAATAACAGGAATGGAAGACAGCATTACGAATTTGAACAAGGATCAGCAGAACCACAACTTGGGGTATCAGGAGCGAAAGACGAACCGTATGAATTAGCTATGGATCCCAGGAAAGTGAATGCAGACGGTGAAGGTGATTATGATGAGTTACATGACAGCAGCCACAACAAAGGTGAACAGTGGAGCGGTGCTGACATATACAGTCACATCCACGGTGGAGATGGTCGTGGACGTTATGACCCGTACGACAGAACCACCTCCGTGAAGGACATGTCTCCACCTGACGCAACGTACAGTCATATTCACAGCAATCGTGGGGTTGATGACGCTGACACGTACGACAGCGCAGCACCAGTTGAAGTAGTTTCCACCCTTGACACGACATACAGCTATGTGGTTCCCAGTACACTGGGTAATGAATGACTAGTGACACCTAGTCactctccacgagtactcgagtactcgggcacgggccgagtctagcagtATTCAAGTCCATTCAAAGAAggaaaaaatgatttttttaaattatttaacaacgcaatcaacacattttatttacggttatatggcgtcggacatatggttacggaccacacagatattaagagaggaaacccgttgtcgccacttcttgggctactctttttcgattagcagcaagggatctttcatatgcaccatcccatagacaggataacgcataccacagccttttgtaTACCagccgtgatgcactggctgggacgagaaatagccaaatgggcccactgacggggatcgatcctagaccgaccgcgcatgaagcgaacTCTTTACCGCTGGACTAGGTCCCGCCCACTCCATTCAAAGAagtcgagtacccgtgcaaggacgAGCACTcctcattttttctttttttctttttttacgtcATTTAGCAATATGTTTATCGCCTGTTACATTATGACACATggtagtccatgagccaggcAAAAACTGACTACACAAAATGGGACTAAAAGCCACGATGGTTTTCAGTTAGCTTGGTGTCTGAACTGTATGGAAATATGTGATGGACATTTCAGAAGCTTAGCTAAATAtgaaaatggcggccatttttcaaaatggcgtcAATTGTATTTATCTGTTAACATATATCGGAAATTAGCCCCTCCTTCAAAAATTGCTGTGGTTAAGCATAAATCAGTTGATTGAATAATGTCCAGTATTGCATTctgaatatttttatgtatattttatagtattgtttttatatatttaaaagtatttgAGAAAATACgaaggaaaaaacaaaacaaaaaagtatctgttttgtttatactctGATTGCAAcagatttgtatataaaaaagcaaagaaaaataGTTATTATAGTATTTTAATCAGTATAGCCCATGgtgttttagaaaataaaatcccTATGTATGAGGAATGGATATTTTTATCTCTAGTACTTTGGGCTGCCAGGCTTACCAAACACTCACTTAGTGtttccacgagtactcgagtactcggacacgggccgagtctagcaataTTCGAGCgcgttcattttcatttcaattcagttttcgtgcttatttcaaattaaggttcaaacacgctgtcctgggcacacgcctcagctatctgggctgtctgcctagcacagtgggttagttgttagtagttaatgagagagaaaagggtgcagtggtcttacaggtagtactaaaccaattaacttccggctgggtcaagtGAActccacaagtcctgtgattggtgataaatgtgagtgtcttggttgtaaaaaaaaagaaaaaagttttatctgggcaaaaaaatttatgcaattttatttcatctagtaccactgtgtcaagtagccttgtgcttgaaacatgtatggggtacctgtaaaaaaaagtactcgaattttctgctgaaactagggtagtcatagacgctacccgtcatctcagaaatgagcagcgtGAACCCCATTTTtctctgattcactttaagggtgaggggtggtagtatttatatccgtggcgtttatgtcgattgatacgctgcaggattaaccacatatgttactattgtcgtctatgggatttgatttggtagtatacactctatagcacatattcagtgcataataaagaaatattatgattttgtcattttatttacttaaattatactggttgattaattagccatcactcgaccatgcaagctcacaatgaccttgaccttgacactaaTGACTGtgcatggctctgaatggagtttgaatcaaagttggcactgaggaaaagttggttttggcctataattcatactgtaaagatttcaataatttctttttgcatggtatttgacttgccatatacaactgctcttaaatatggtattatatgaactaagattttaatagcaatttatttttatattaaaaataacatgtgccagtaatgtgttaatgtctttagtttcaattaacatagttaatttttcatgcatgaaaatctgaaaactcaaatttgtaaagaaattcatttttattgtcattttgacatatttatagggtgcgaAGTTATATTTCagacacatttgtagttttatgcaaaatgttaaataaatttgaagaaaaactttaccaaaaacataattaaatttgttgttactattgtgccttctgttcttatttatgCATAACAATAaccttgttaaacatatatttagatctccagatcaatttttttttttttaaataatcacttagtttgctctcatgaagagcattttaagtttatactagattcagaatctttttctctttttttttcagaattgattatctgccttggagtaagttggtaatttattttgttattgaagccgtattacccaatgttactaggtaaataaaatgcgggattacagattgtaggaatacttccaatatatatattgtattcaactggattagaaaataatgtaaaaaaaatagatgttcgggtaattatgtcatttaaaagaaaatgtcagggtttttttcagtaattaatcaaaagtaaatgtgttaaagctggaTGATAATTCCTGATATCACAcatattaaaacctccaactacagtaggctataaatacaatatagtcaggaatattggtggctgccaatggttttgatggttcctTATGAAAAGCAGTATGGCCggtggatttgaaattcccacatcgtgtaacttgaagacacccacacccagcatataGGATTTCCTTCCAACATTAAgtttcaggacattaagtcattacttcatacatgtacagttatgttggtgtttcctccctcagacacggtatttttgtttaaatactgatatttgtttgatgtgcctgttaaggtcgtCTTCATCTGGaagtcagtcaagtacatgtgctttaatggaattctttaaa
Encoded here:
- the LOC121385108 gene encoding uncharacterized protein LOC121385108 gives rise to the protein MIKILEDNILQWTFDLNGLCGYINIVEVSDDIDYDIQTERSCQKKEYGHICKCTDGVSCEDGIHVEKNYLTWNAANETCTLIKVNHESFTSIYNAINDRDAYWIGLRRFRYIGWVGRDGSIDVPDTDSNGCVWAERLGNGSVVFGIIGCKRKYKPVCTEDAISNKISTSYSTSDQTPVPSTARNTENYSKSLSDTQTQPDGAVIGGSGAAAVVVILVLVLLAMIWMKRRKRVCFKDKSPDPDTRHVTSNQNVYELSDDHNVDSDYCDINDRPDEADADSLNNRNGRQHYEFEQGSAEPQLGVSGAKDEPYELAMDPRKVNADGEGDYDELHDSSHNKGEQWSGADIYSHIHGGDGRGRYDPYDRTTSVKDMSPPDATYSHIHSNRGVDDADTYDSAAPVEVVSTLDTTYSYVVPSTLGNE